The following are encoded together in the Capsulimonas corticalis genome:
- a CDS encoding glycosyltransferase family 87 protein: MFDYLYSPQFAVALTPFVRLGQHNFASVQYVLIVLSFWYFAYLLSKIATPNPTLKSVLLWGLALAVTPKVYFCMGMGQVQPLLWVAFALSVVSDRWRGVLLGVTLQIKTYALISLVCAAWKERRAVVVPALVVIGMGTALGLAVCGWPKFLEWRLALEYALSNSEILRADNISLSVLPLKVAIALGWRPPVMLPLWICAYLKLMSLTGPLAVWSACRRMSTQKLYAWVGLASMAFAPICWAFYLTAGYVLVALYLRDRLTSAEQTLQEKSADIPTVTVAR, translated from the coding sequence ATGTTCGATTATCTTTACTCACCCCAGTTCGCGGTCGCCCTCACGCCGTTTGTCAGATTGGGTCAGCATAATTTTGCGTCGGTGCAGTATGTACTGATCGTTCTATCGTTTTGGTACTTCGCTTATCTGCTCTCAAAGATCGCGACGCCAAACCCCACACTGAAGTCGGTATTGCTTTGGGGGCTCGCATTGGCGGTAACGCCAAAGGTTTACTTCTGCATGGGGATGGGTCAGGTGCAGCCGCTGCTCTGGGTGGCGTTCGCGCTGTCGGTGGTCAGCGACCGGTGGCGCGGCGTGCTGCTGGGCGTGACGCTTCAGATCAAGACGTATGCGCTTATCTCGCTCGTCTGCGCGGCGTGGAAAGAGCGGCGCGCGGTTGTCGTTCCGGCTTTGGTCGTCATCGGCATGGGGACGGCGCTGGGGCTCGCGGTCTGCGGCTGGCCGAAGTTTCTGGAGTGGCGCTTGGCGCTGGAATACGCACTGTCCAACTCGGAAATCCTGCGGGCGGACAACATCTCACTGAGCGTACTTCCGCTGAAAGTCGCGATCGCGCTCGGCTGGCGTCCGCCGGTGATGCTGCCGCTCTGGATCTGCGCTTATCTGAAGCTGATGTCGCTCACGGGACCGCTCGCTGTTTGGAGCGCCTGTCGCCGCATGTCCACGCAAAAGCTTTACGCCTGGGTGGGATTGGCGAGCATGGCGTTCGCGCCGATCTGCTGGGCGTTCTATCTGACCGCTGGGTACGTTCTGGTGGCTCTTTATCTGCGCGATCGGCTCACGTCCGCCGAACAAACTCTTCAAGAAAAGTCGGCAGACATTCCCACAGTCACAGTCGCGCGATAG